One genomic segment of Triplophysa rosa linkage group LG22, Trosa_1v2, whole genome shotgun sequence includes these proteins:
- the igsf5a gene encoding immunoglobulin superfamily member 5 isoform X1, producing the protein MPGSLLRSEDNQISIAFIVTFFSHHFAFTSRFYFKTNHRGNMAVFRLALILLIIGGAAAQVQLEPQNVAVLRGSKAQFNCSTTRVQPIMTWSHNGILVVSIQPGSLTSSNPRFSATNYATPGSKWELNINNTERSDAGQVTCQFLGEEAQTTGLSVQERGSVAIIGGNQTVMQGAQTEYQCQASGWSPEPNVSWSVNGVVEKYCTNSSVAQGNVFNTTCTLTVTATRNSSVQCLAKVPAMSSPDSSTVFLTVGPKPRDQTILIAVTVAFSAAALLFLIIFGIIFFCKRRKKEKSGYQEEVRRARLQSQHMTTVTSDARGRDTQRYVTDGRYGGDYNGGVWHTNYSPKQQSSYPRDDFFDDGYRNHRHMTMV; encoded by the exons ATGCCTGGATCTTTGTTGAG GTCTGAAGACAATCAAATCAGCATAGCATTCATTGTGACGTTCTTCTCGCATCACTTCGCTTTTACTTCAAGGTTTTACTTCAAGACGAATCATCGGGGGAACATGGCTGTTTTCAGACTGGCTCTTATTCTTCTCATCATCGGGG GGGCAGCCGCTCAAGTGCAGCTAGAACCTCAAAACGTGGCGGTCCTCCGTGGATCAAAGGCCCAGTTTAATTGCAGCACGACTCGGGTTCAGCCCATCATGACATGGTCACACAACGGGATCTTGGTTGTCAGCATTCAGCCGGGATCCTTGACGAGCAGCAATCCGCGTTTTTCTGCTACAAACTACGCCACACCTGGTTCCAAGTGGGAGCTTAATATTAACAATACTGAGAGAAGTGATGCCGGTCAAGTTACATGTCAGTTTTTGGGTGAGGAAGCTCAGACGACTGGTCTGTCTGTACAAG AACGTGGCAGCGTGGCCATTATAGGTGGAAATCAGACTGTGATGCAAGGAGCTCAGACGGAGTACCAGTGCCAGGCTAGCGGCTGGTCTCCTGAACCCAATGTGTCCTGGTCTGTAAACGGTGTGGTGGAAAAATACTGCACCAACAGCTCTGTAGCACAAGGAAATGTGTTTAACACCACGTGTACGCTGACGGTGACGGCCACCAGAAACTCTTCTGTCCAGTGCCTGGCAAAAGTGCCCGCCATGAGTTCACCGGACAGCAGCACTGTGTTTCTTACTGTCG GCCCCAAGCCCAGAGATCAGACCATTCTGATCGCAGTTACTGTGGCTTTCAGTGCGGCTGCGCTCTTGTTTCTTATCATCTTTGGAATCATCTTCTTCTGTAAAcggaggaagaaagaaa AATCAGGTTACCAAGAGGAGGTCAGAAG GGCTCGGCTGCAGTCACAGCACATGACAACTGTCACGTCAGATGCGCGTGGACGAGACACCCAACGCTATGTTACAGATGGACGATATG GAGGAGATTACAACGGTGGAGTCTGGCACACCAACTATTCCCCCAAACAGCAG agcTCCTATCCAAGAGATGACTTTTTTGATGACGGTTACAGAAATCACAGACACATGACTATGGTTTAA
- the igsf5a gene encoding immunoglobulin superfamily member 5 isoform X2: MPGSLLRSEDNQISIAFIVTFFSHHFAFTSRFYFKTNHRGNMAVFRLALILLIIGGAAAQVQLEPQNVAVLRGSKAQFNCSTTRVQPIMTWSHNGILVVSIQPGSLTSSNPRFSATNYATPGSKWELNINNTERSDAGQVTCQFLGEEAQTTGLSVQERGSVAIIGGNQTVMQGAQTEYQCQASGWSPEPNVSWSVNGVVEKYCTNSSVAQGNVFNTTCTLTVTATRNSSVQCLAKVPAMSSPDSSTVFLTVGPKPRDQTILIAVTVAFSAAALLFLIIFGIIFFCKRRKKESYQEEVRRARLQSQHMTTVTSDARGRDTQRYVTDGRYGGDYNGGVWHTNYSPKQQSSYPRDDFFDDGYRNHRHMTMV, from the exons ATGCCTGGATCTTTGTTGAG GTCTGAAGACAATCAAATCAGCATAGCATTCATTGTGACGTTCTTCTCGCATCACTTCGCTTTTACTTCAAGGTTTTACTTCAAGACGAATCATCGGGGGAACATGGCTGTTTTCAGACTGGCTCTTATTCTTCTCATCATCGGGG GGGCAGCCGCTCAAGTGCAGCTAGAACCTCAAAACGTGGCGGTCCTCCGTGGATCAAAGGCCCAGTTTAATTGCAGCACGACTCGGGTTCAGCCCATCATGACATGGTCACACAACGGGATCTTGGTTGTCAGCATTCAGCCGGGATCCTTGACGAGCAGCAATCCGCGTTTTTCTGCTACAAACTACGCCACACCTGGTTCCAAGTGGGAGCTTAATATTAACAATACTGAGAGAAGTGATGCCGGTCAAGTTACATGTCAGTTTTTGGGTGAGGAAGCTCAGACGACTGGTCTGTCTGTACAAG AACGTGGCAGCGTGGCCATTATAGGTGGAAATCAGACTGTGATGCAAGGAGCTCAGACGGAGTACCAGTGCCAGGCTAGCGGCTGGTCTCCTGAACCCAATGTGTCCTGGTCTGTAAACGGTGTGGTGGAAAAATACTGCACCAACAGCTCTGTAGCACAAGGAAATGTGTTTAACACCACGTGTACGCTGACGGTGACGGCCACCAGAAACTCTTCTGTCCAGTGCCTGGCAAAAGTGCCCGCCATGAGTTCACCGGACAGCAGCACTGTGTTTCTTACTGTCG GCCCCAAGCCCAGAGATCAGACCATTCTGATCGCAGTTACTGTGGCTTTCAGTGCGGCTGCGCTCTTGTTTCTTATCATCTTTGGAATCATCTTCTTCTGTAAAcggaggaagaaagaaa GTTACCAAGAGGAGGTCAGAAG GGCTCGGCTGCAGTCACAGCACATGACAACTGTCACGTCAGATGCGCGTGGACGAGACACCCAACGCTATGTTACAGATGGACGATATG GAGGAGATTACAACGGTGGAGTCTGGCACACCAACTATTCCCCCAAACAGCAG agcTCCTATCCAAGAGATGACTTTTTTGATGACGGTTACAGAAATCACAGACACATGACTATGGTTTAA
- the igsf5a gene encoding immunoglobulin superfamily member 5 isoform X3, giving the protein MPGSLLRFYFKTNHRGNMAVFRLALILLIIGGAAAQVQLEPQNVAVLRGSKAQFNCSTTRVQPIMTWSHNGILVVSIQPGSLTSSNPRFSATNYATPGSKWELNINNTERSDAGQVTCQFLGEEAQTTGLSVQERGSVAIIGGNQTVMQGAQTEYQCQASGWSPEPNVSWSVNGVVEKYCTNSSVAQGNVFNTTCTLTVTATRNSSVQCLAKVPAMSSPDSSTVFLTVGPKPRDQTILIAVTVAFSAAALLFLIIFGIIFFCKRRKKEKSGYQEEVRRARLQSQHMTTVTSDARGRDTQRYVTDGRYGGDYNGGVWHTNYSPKQQSSYPRDDFFDDGYRNHRHMTMV; this is encoded by the exons ATGCCTGGATCTTTGTTGAG GTTTTACTTCAAGACGAATCATCGGGGGAACATGGCTGTTTTCAGACTGGCTCTTATTCTTCTCATCATCGGGG GGGCAGCCGCTCAAGTGCAGCTAGAACCTCAAAACGTGGCGGTCCTCCGTGGATCAAAGGCCCAGTTTAATTGCAGCACGACTCGGGTTCAGCCCATCATGACATGGTCACACAACGGGATCTTGGTTGTCAGCATTCAGCCGGGATCCTTGACGAGCAGCAATCCGCGTTTTTCTGCTACAAACTACGCCACACCTGGTTCCAAGTGGGAGCTTAATATTAACAATACTGAGAGAAGTGATGCCGGTCAAGTTACATGTCAGTTTTTGGGTGAGGAAGCTCAGACGACTGGTCTGTCTGTACAAG AACGTGGCAGCGTGGCCATTATAGGTGGAAATCAGACTGTGATGCAAGGAGCTCAGACGGAGTACCAGTGCCAGGCTAGCGGCTGGTCTCCTGAACCCAATGTGTCCTGGTCTGTAAACGGTGTGGTGGAAAAATACTGCACCAACAGCTCTGTAGCACAAGGAAATGTGTTTAACACCACGTGTACGCTGACGGTGACGGCCACCAGAAACTCTTCTGTCCAGTGCCTGGCAAAAGTGCCCGCCATGAGTTCACCGGACAGCAGCACTGTGTTTCTTACTGTCG GCCCCAAGCCCAGAGATCAGACCATTCTGATCGCAGTTACTGTGGCTTTCAGTGCGGCTGCGCTCTTGTTTCTTATCATCTTTGGAATCATCTTCTTCTGTAAAcggaggaagaaagaaa AATCAGGTTACCAAGAGGAGGTCAGAAG GGCTCGGCTGCAGTCACAGCACATGACAACTGTCACGTCAGATGCGCGTGGACGAGACACCCAACGCTATGTTACAGATGGACGATATG GAGGAGATTACAACGGTGGAGTCTGGCACACCAACTATTCCCCCAAACAGCAG agcTCCTATCCAAGAGATGACTTTTTTGATGACGGTTACAGAAATCACAGACACATGACTATGGTTTAA
- the hmgn1b gene encoding non-histone chromosomal protein HMG-like has protein sequence MPKRSKANNDAEVTEPKRRSERLVNKPGPPKAEPKPKKAPAKPKKTKEPKEAKEEEKKKEEVPAENGETKAEDEASATEDGDKKEDGE, from the exons ATGCCTAAACGGAGCAAA GCGAACAATGATGCAGAAGTCACTGAG CCTAAAAGAAGGTCGGAGAGACTGGTAAAT AAACCCGGACCTCCAAAGGCAGAGCCTAAGCCAAag AAGGCACCTGCCAAACCTAAGAAAACTAAGGAACCCAAGGAGGCCAAGGAAGAGGAGAAGAAGAAAGAGGAGGTGCCCGCAGAAAACGGCGAAACAAAAGCTGAGGATGAG gCATCGGCAACAGAAGATGGTGACAAGAAGGAAGACGGGGAATAA